A window of Candida orthopsilosis Co 90-125, chromosome 8 draft sequence contains these coding sequences:
- a CDS encoding Nrg1 transcriptional repressor, whose product MMISEHGHFSIVSSNSIPKNTTTNSSKMLSTHSTAPYYDRAKPKITALPSFSELLTSIPLPTAFKPRSNSNVSATSVNTSNSGSYIGLSSVPAPPSQRQQQQQQQQQQLQVYRPSPYSYYSQPSIQHRLPTPPPNHQQQNTPKQQYQYQYQYQYQVIGSNRTAFIAPQPVVSHRSSNADPLTPVSASMETKVRSSSISDIPISPAIANSSAASPYTQHHQQQTSPSQTSTTASSSATSPVLVNHVTKDSRRKHVCKVCSRSFTTSGHLARHNRIHTGERKHKCPWPTCDARFARQDNCMQHYKTHTNGKNKRSRKYVSQVKYGGVSIAGVGVGSMPPMHSHVVPISQNPQIFPSVSHLTR is encoded by the coding sequence ATGATGATACTGGAACACGggcatttttcaatagtATCTTCCAATAGTATACCCAAAAATACTACAACTAATAGCAGCAAAATGCTATCAACACATTCCACAGCTCCTTATTATGACCGAGCAAAGCCTAAAATCACAGCTTTGCCTTCATTTAGTGAATTGCTCACTTCTATACCACTTCCAACGGCATTTAAACCAAGGAGCAATAGCAATGTGTCTGCCACTTCTGTGAATACGTCGAATTCGGGATCATATATTGGATTATCATCGGTGCCAGCTCCACCATCACAACGtcaacagcagcagcagcaacaacaacaacaattacaGGTGTATCGACCCTCACCTTACTCGTACTACAGCCAACCATCGATACAACACAGATTACCCACACCACCACctaatcatcaacaacaaaacaccCCAAAgcaacaataccaatacCAATACCAATACCAATACCAAGTTATTGGCTCAAACCGAACGGCTTTTATAGCTCCACAACCAGTTGTATCGCATCGTTCTTCAAATGCTGATCCACTAACCCCTGTATCAGCATCGATGGAGACCAAAGTACGATCTTCGTCTATTAGTGATATTCCCATTTCACCTGCTATTGCCAACTCTTCAGCCGCATCACCATACACTCAACACCATCAGCAACAAACAAGTCCACTGCAAACATCTACAACAGCATCTTCATCAGCTACATCACCAGTATTGGTGAACCATGTAACTAAAGATTCCCGCAGAAAACATGTTTGTAAAGTTTGTTCAAGATCTTTTACCACTAGTGGTCATTTGGCTAGGCACAATCGTATACATACCGGTGAGCGTAAGCACAAGTGCCCTTGGCCTACTTGTGATGCTAGATTTGCTAGACAAGATAACTGTATGCAACATTACAAAACCCATACAAATGGAAAGAATAAGAGGTCGAGAAAATATGTTAGTCAGGTCAAGTATGGAGGAGTTTCAATTGctggtgttggtgttggatcCATGCCACCAATGCATTCTCATGTGGTGCCAATACTGCAGAATCCTCAAATATTTCCTAGTGTGTCTCATTTGACGAGGTGA
- a CDS encoding exportin — protein sequence MEAQIINAIQIALSGSSDQKLQLQAYEFLNEVKATKDGYNTALDLISKSTTSEINSDLKFFLYQVIEENVENLTREECHQLCQIVLRILSEFISNDIKDPTYLRNKFAQIHAKTFTSVYIDIYPNYINDLLELISSGNQLAVDYYTRILINIHSEIGDKYIARSQAWADRNALIKDAVRDKNMNDLVASWFKILTDGGNSEEILENTLIIIGSYVDWMDIALFVTPQCLNTIVGYLTRKQERNTTCNTLIQILSKKMPPEDKLELISLLNLTNIISSIQLTGDVEFEEHVAKLSNQIGEELLYVLGNEPTLTSQINEHLYTLWPIVLTFLSNEYDDVAQNVFPFIQMFLSACKKSSSLYSIELLSTLLNKIILKMKYDADDEDDDEDDDSERQFIEFRARLKLFQDQIAGLAPGLYIEAIPVVINESLFEGNKSWNKLELGLFELSNFSESLKMNLINVSKNKVNESKPYMIFQEFLIKLIDSSFILEVNHPHIQSSFFELVVKHYSFLNSHENRRDLVLRILEIFTSPLGLFNDNEKVRLRSWYLFFRFMKLTKPKLDNEQLIEQIVLKLKPLLVIKAELPTRDEDDDVVENGNFNNQQYLFETIGLIISLVPHEYTPVKVKLIESVFQPIFNDLEKCISIQDKELIIVLQAHHSLMALGTIVRGYDYESNLKFPPEIVDKVNNAAQVVLITLENFSKFETIRDASRFAFARFVPLLSSSVISGHLTKLITIIWSSSNLKISEISDFMSFLSQIGHTYKSDDNIYQLLNNFFTPLFSKVFQTLEQQVIEDENLRPDIIRDKNFLKKSLLNFLNSIITNHLSSLLVTETNKNEFPTIVSKLFEYSYDLSDTGASKLAIVQLINLVNVFGDGGKITDEKDLYGQSLPEIEGIDEFLMEKVVQLSFELPFQRQEFVLGDAQYRLIAQDIAMLLKTYQQKKEESFIKFLSTYLTNMGLSQDLLNDFCTNLINLDIKDFKKYFVTFVNQMKGSK from the coding sequence ATGGAAGCTCAAATCATTAATGCTATTCAAATAGCGTTGAGTGGATCATCAGATCAAAAGCTTCAGCTACAAGCCTACGAGTTTCTTAATGAAGTTAAGGCGACAAAAGATGGTTACAACACCgcattggatttgatttcaaaatcaaccacaTCAGAGATTAATAGTGATCTCaagttttttctttatcaagtcattgaagaaaatgtgGAGAATTTGACTCGTGAAGAGTGTCATCAACTCTGTCAAATAGTATTGAGAATTTTGTCAGAatttatttcaaatgataTCAAAGACCCAACATATTTGAGAAACAAGTTTGCTCAAATACACGCCAAGACATTCACACTGGTGTATATAGACATCTACCCCAACTATATTAACGACTTGCTTGAATTGATTCTGTCGGGTAATCAATTAGCTGTGGATTATTACACAAGAATTCTAATCAATATCCATTCCGAAATAGGAGATAAATACATTGCACGTTCTCAAGCATGGGCAGATAGAAATGCATTGATCAAGGATGCAGTAAGAGATAAAAATATGAATGATTTGGTGGCCAGTtggttcaaaattttgacagATGGTGGTAATTCTGAAGAAATTCTAGAAAACACTTTAATTATCATTGGACTGTATGTTGATTGGATGGACATTGCATTATTTGTTACTCCACAGTGTCTAAACACCATTGTTGGCTACCTCACTCGTAAACAAGAGAGAAATACTACATGCAACacattgattcaaataCTATCCAAAAAAATGCCGCCAGAAGACAAACTAGAGTTAATTTCATTGCTCAACTTGACTAACattatatcatcaatacaATTGACAggtgatgttgaatttgaagaacaCGTAGCGAAATTATCCAACCAAATAGGAGAGGAATTACTATACGTCTTGGGTAATGAACCCACGTTGACTAGTCAAATTAATGAACATTTATACACTTTATGGCCAATTGTCCTTACATTTTTGAGCAACgaatatgatgatgttgCACAAAATGTATTCCCttttattcaaatgttTTTAAGTGCTTGTAAAAAGAGCTCGTCGTTGTATTCAATCGAGCTATTATCAACacttttgaataaaataattttaaaaatgaaGTACGATGCAGATGACGAGGAcgatgatgaggatgatgataGTGAAAGGCAGTTTATTGAGTTTAGAGCTAGGCTAAAACTTTTCCAAGATCAAATTGCTGGACTCGCTCCTGGTTTGTATATAGAGGCTATTCCCGTTGTGATTAATGAGTCCCTTTTTGAAGGCAACAAGTCATGGAACAAGTTGGAATTGGGGTTATTTGAATTGAGCAATTTTTCCgaaagtttgaaaatgaacTTGATTAATGTGTCTAAGAACAAAGTCAATGAGAGCAAACCATATATGATTTTTCAGGAgtttttgatcaagttgattgattcatcatttatACTAGAGGTCAACCATCCACATATCCAATCAAGTTTCTTTGAGTTGGTGGTTAAACATTATAGCTTTTTGAATTCCCATGAAAATAGGCGTGATTTGGTGCTTCGAATTTTGGAGATTTTCACATCGCCATTGGGGTTGTTTAATGACAATGAAAAGGTTAGGTTGAGAAGTTGGTATTTGTTTTTCAGATTCATGAAACTTACTAAACCAAAATTGGACAACGAACAAttaattgaacaaattgttttgaaattgaaaccattACTTGTAATCAAAGCAGAATTGCCAACTAGGgatgaagacgatgatGTTGTCGAGAATggaaatttcaataatcaacaataccTTTTCGAAACCATAGGTTTAATCATATCACTAGTTCCCCACGAGTACACACCTGTTAAAGTCAAACTTATTGAATCTGTATTCCAACCGATTTTTAACGATTTAGAAAAATGTATTTCAATACAAGATAAGGAACTAATCATTGTTCTACAAGCTCATCATCTGTTGATGGCTTTAGGTACAATTGTGCGTGGATACGACTATGAATCTAATCTTAAATTCCCACcggaaattgttgataaagtgAATAACGCAGCACAAGTAGTGTTGATTACATTGGaaaatttctccaaatttgaaaccattAGAGATGCATCTCGATTTGCGTTTGCTAGATTTGTTCCGCTCTTAAGCAGCTCTGTCATTAGTGGTCATTTGACCAAGTTGATCACTATTATCTGGTCATCGTCGAATTTAAAAATTAGCGAAATTAGTGATTTCATGAGCTTTTTAAGTCAAATTGGGCACACGTATAAATCAGATGATAACATTTATCAattactcaacaatttttttacaccattgttttcaaaagtgtTTCAAACTTTGGAACAACAAGTTATCGAGGATGAAAATTTGCGACCAGATATCATCAGGGACAagaatttcttgaaaaaatcaTTGCTTAACTTCCTCAATTCGATAATTACAAACCACTTGTCGAGTTTGTTAGTCAcagaaacaaacaaaaatgagtTTCCTACAATTGTGTCCAAGTTGTTTGAATATTCTTACGATTTATCCGACACGGGAGCCTCTAAGTTGGCGATCGTACAACTAATCAATCTCGTCAACGTTTTTGGCGACGGAGGCAAAATTACTGACGAAAAGGATCTATATGGACAATCACTCCCGGAAATCGAaggtattgatgaatttttaaTGGAAAAAGTAGTTCAattatcatttgaattaCCTTTTCAAAGACAAGAATTTGTTCTAGGAGATGCTCAATATAGATTAATTGCTCAAGATATTGCCATGTTGCTCAAGAcatatcaacaaaaaaaggaagaaaGCTTTattaaatttctttctaCTTATTTAACTAATATGGGATTAAGTCAAGATTTGCTTAATGATTTTTGTACtaatttgatcaacttgGACATTAAggatttcaaaaagtatttTGTCACTTTTGTTAATCAAATGAAGGGAAGTAAATAG
- a CDS encoding Utp18 U3 snoRNA-associated protein, with product MPKNRDGDIVEVPPKDEEELMLEKLVFGDLAGLESNLRKVDNLYDFDDEEEVVEELDDGAEDSDELDDVQDEDLFYIDEGVQDHNDSDLMDEDVSSASDVEEDSEEELGDEDDVWVDSDDEKLNVSLTSSDRLKKLRKTPEDDLISGKAYMLRLRSQFEKIYPRPSWADQLGQDNEENSSDDDIILDDDEEQQQQQQDNYQQNGKSTAALSKLLTSTHQFVVTKQLKLISPSRISITRLKDANYQKLSKGAIQAISFHPTHPILLTAGFDKTIRLYQIDGKTNNFITSYFLRNCPIMSSQFFPQADRNIIYAAGRRKYMNKINLNTGEIEKISRMYGHEQVQRSFESFKISPNGSFIGLIGNSGWFNLINGTTGQWIKGFKIEGAVTDFDFAHDESFVVVVNSAGDVWEFELKGKLSSKSETKISRKWSDDGGIGVTKIKLGGRNNNRWLAIGSNTGVVNLYDRQNFSTSTQPKPFKTVENLVTSISSLTFNPDGQLLVIASRGKRDALKLVHLPSGSVYSNWPTSGTPLGKVTGVAFSPNNEVLAVGNEAGKVTLWRLNHY from the coding sequence ATGCCTAAAAACAGAGATGGTGATATAGTTGAAGTGCCTCCGAAAGACGAGGAGGAGCTTATGTTGGAGAAATTGGTGTTTGGAGATCTTGCTGGATTAGAAAGCAACTTGCGTAAAGTTGACAACTTGTACGATTTcgatgacgaagaagaagtagtTGAAGAACTCGATGATGGAGCAGAAGATagtgatgaattggatgatgtACAAGACGAAGACTTATTTTATATTGACGAAGGAGTACAAGATCATAATGATAGTGATCTTATGGACGAAGATGTTAGCTCTGCAAGTGACGTCGAGGAAGATTCAGAAGAAGAGCTTGgcgatgaagatgatgtaTGGGTGGAcagtgatgatgagaaattgaatgtgTCGCTCACTTCGTCTGATCgtttaaagaaattgagaaaGACTCCTGAGGATGACCTTATAAGTGGGAAGGCATACATGCTTAGGCTACGATcgcaatttgaaaaaatataCCCACGACCATCATGGGCCGACCAGCTTGGTCAAGATAATGAGGAAAATAGCTCCGATGACGATATAAtacttgatgatgatgaagaacaacaacaacaacaacaagacaaTTATCAGCAAAATGGAAAACTGACTGCCGcattatcaaaactttTAACATCCACCCACCAATTTGTCGTTACaaagcaattgaagttgatctCACCATCGAGAATCTCCATAACGAGGTTAAAAGATGCCAACTATCAAAAGTTATCCAAAGGTGCCATTCAAGCTATATCATTCCACCCAACACATCCAATTTTGCTCACTGCAGGATTCGATAAAACCATAagactttatcaaattgacgGCAAGACCAACAACTTTATCACATCTTATTTTTTAAGAAATTGCCCTATAATGAGCTCACAATTCTTCCCTCAAGCTGATAGGAATATAATCTATGCTGcaggaagaagaaagtatatgaacaagatcaatttgaacacCGGtgagattgaaaagatCAGTCGTATGTATGGACATGAACAAGTGCAGAGATCATTTGAGAGTTTTAAAATTAGTCCAAATGGGTCCTTTATTGGATTGATTGGAAATTCTGGttggttcaatttgataaatggAACCACGGGACAATGGATTAAAGGGTTCAAGATTGAAGGAGCTGTGACtgactttgattttgcGCATGATGAATcatttgttgtggttgttaATTCAGCTGGTGATGTATGggaatttgaattgaaggGTAAATTGTCATCTAAATCAGAAACTAAGATTTCACGCAAATGGTCAGACGATGGAGGTATTGGAGTCACTAAGATTAAACTAGGTGGAAGAAATAACAATAGATGGCTAGCTATTGGATCCAATACTGGTGTCGTTAATCTCTACGACAGACAAAATTTTAGTACATCTACACAACCAAAACCGTTCAAAactgttgaaaatttagtcacttcaatatcatcactTACATTCAACCCAGATGGACAACTTCTCGTAATTGCATCAAGAGGTAAAAGAGACGCACTCAAATTGGTTCATTTACCTTCAGGTTCAGTATATAGCAATTGGCCTACAAGTGGTACACCATTGGGAAAAGTCACCGGTGTTGCCTTTTCTCCAAATAATGAGGTTCTAGCTGTTGGTAATGAAGCTGGAAAAGTGACTCTTTGGAGGTTAAACCATTACTAA
- a CDS encoding Rrg10 protein (exon 1 in C. orthopsilosis is shorter than in C. parapsilosis; similar to C. parapsilosis CPAR2_300830 and C. albicans orf19.6563.1; S. cerevisiae homolog RRG10 has role in negative regulation of mitochondrial translation, mitochondrial respiratory chain complex IV assembly and localizes to mitochondrial inner membrane), with protein MHGTLRTMGKIVGAPKGHDRYRDPVTHQITPALYRVRQPFFWRNTIGLFAVGAIPLAVYLYTFQKMTEDDFGDIPIPPISDEELKKLQSEYEGKT; from the exons ATGCACGGAACACTAAGGACTATGGGTAAAATTGTCGGAGCACC AAAGGGTCACGATCGTTACAGAGATCCTGTCACTCATCAAATAACACCAGCTCTATATAGAGTCAGACAACCATTCTTTTGGAGAAACACAATAGGATTATTCGCCGTGGGGGCCATTCCATTAGCTGTGTATCTTTACACATTCCAAAAGATgactgaagatgattttggtgatatTCCAATCCCACCAAttagtgatgaagaattgaagaagttgcAAAGTGAATACGAGGGGAAAACATAG
- a CDS encoding pre-tRNA processing protein has translation MSVNPATTELIIRQLNQAKQLGITQPETFVRVYKQILPIINNNQSYAIKHWGIELIYETFIKDVYQIRNVDKVDLAIDSLDTLTILMNIPITIQQQQQQKQQQQEGQAREGHDVETFGQLIDISLIVYKLVFKYISENEGCNSLWSKLTELKNSLVNKFQSNYPLSSSDNSEYDLMRNITTKLELLKFLMTVIDYQSRTSVIGEPISKVGFSLNDVPPNHSLIKYENMEYESSTLFTTLVLKVFYLDIIIPPLVTATLNHCIIILKKKPQLALHLLKAVEQYDSNKKKQSNYQSVDQFKLARKYVDRNIRIFLSYAKRNSLIPPNMRASLDDQINALTERGVDLRRKHIFSIEDNNIKKRPFEGFHNPSKKLKIMDYKHLYTLNDPNDKLNGFDFSTVPPQTCARVVVNALQKASVSRLTKALEIVSERYKDALTQATIEVKQEKIDPSFANGANAAVITVKKESTNEYDNDYEDDDDEDDYDDEEREDPSFSLAPPKELSFNDKKTHISIIIDNFFKLAKINNIDANTSNGMKKPEIKLEQSDDSINKDLTDVAIKSFNKDTWVLLLTRLATRGMRTVAEEDGIVDKVPDDQNKEDMGAMIRDAIFKFFIENIHERVDVVIEWLNEEWFSEQTFQQNRKQQKDNANGTKILASQVSTPVYYKWANKVLDSMINYLEPNDKRIFLRLLSDLPMLNEEMLQKIKSLCFDPGRSSIGFLALQFLSMYRPPVKAICVKILQELSESDQEDVKEEAKRKLSRL, from the coding sequence ATGTCAGTAAACCCTGCAACGACAGAGTTGATTATACGTCAACTAAATCAAGCCAAACAATTGGGAATCACACAACCAGAAACCTTTGTCCGGGTTTATAAACAAATATTACCAATCATAAATAATAACCAATCATATGCTATTAAACATTGGGGGATTGAACTCATTTATGAGACTTTTATTAAAGACGTTTATCAAATACGGAATGTTGATAAAGTAGATCTTGCTATTGATTCTCTTGATACGTTAACTATTCTTATGAATATACCTATAACTAtccaacagcaacagcagcagaaacagcagcagcaagAGGGCCAAGCAAGGGAAGGACATGATGTGGAGACCTTTGGCcagttgattgatatttctttgattgtttACAAGTTGGTATTCAAGTATATTAGCGAAAATGAAGGATGTAATTCACTTTGGAGTAAATTGAcggaattgaagaattcGTTAGTTAACAAATTCCAATCCAATTATCCCTTGAGTTCATCAGATAATAGTGAATATGATTTGATGAGAAATATCACTACAAAACTTGAATTACTCAAATTTTTAATGACAGTGATTGATTATCAATCGAGAACTTCCGTTATTGGTGAACctatttcaaaagttggatTTTCATTGAATGATGTGCCTCCTAATCATTCATTGATTAAATATGAAAATATGGAATATGAGTCAAGTACGTTGTTTACAACCTTAGTTTTGAAGGTGTTCTATTTGGATATTATAATACCTCCACTAGTCACCGCCACTTTGAACCATTGCATTATCATCTTGAAGAAAAAGCCCCAATTAGCGTTACATTTACTTAAAGCGGTAGAGCAATACGATAGtaacaagaagaaacaatcCAATTACCAATCAGTAGACCAATTTAAATTGGCCAGAAAATATGTTGATAGAAATATTAGAATATTCCTCAGCTACGCAAAGAGGAACTCATTGATTCCTCCAAATATGAGAGCATCACTCgatgatcaaatcaatgCTTTAACAGAAAGAGGTGTTGATTTGAGAAGAAAACATATCTTTTCTATTGAAGATAACAATATTAAAAAAAGACCATTTGAAGGGTTTCATAATCCATcgaaaaaattgaaaattatgGATTATAAACATTTATACACTCTAAATGATCctaatgataaattgaatggtTTTGACTTTAGTACAGTTCCACCACAAACTTGTGCTAGAGTAGTTGTCAATGCATTACAAAAAGCATCTGTTTCAAGATTGACAAAAGCTTTGGAGATTGTGAGTGAACGATACAAGGATGCTCTAACCCAAGCGACGATTGAGgtaaaacaagaaaagattgatcCACTGTTTGCCAATGGGGCTAATGCCGCAGTTATTACCGTAAAGAAGGAGTCCACCAATGAGTATGATAATGAttatgaagatgacgatgacgaagatgattatgatgatgaagaaagagaGGACCCTTCATTTTCTCTAGCACCACCAAAGGAATTGTCATTTAATGACAAAAAGACCCACATCTCTATaatcattgataatttcTTCAAGCTTgcaaaaatcaacaacattgatGCAAATACAAGTAACGGAATGAAAAAACCAGAGATCAAACTCGAACAGTCCGATGACTCTATCAATAAAGATTTAACTGATGTTGCTATTAAGTCATTTAATAAAGATACATGGGTGTTACTATTAACTAGATTAGCTACTAGAGGAATGAGAACTGTTGCTGAAGAAGAtggaattgttgataaagtaCCCGATGATCAAAATAAAGAAGATATGGGTGCGATGATTCGAGATGCCATATTCAAGttttttattgaaaatatccATGAACGAGTCGATGTTGTAATTGAATGGTTAAATGAAGAATGGTTTAGTGAACAAACCTTTCAGCAAAATAGAAAACAGCAAAAGGATAATGCCAATGGGACGAAGATTTTGGCTTCACAAGTTTCAACACCAGTATATTATAAATGGGCAAACAAAGTTCTTGATTCAATGATTAATTATTTGGAACCCAATGATAAACGAATTTTCCTTCGATTACTTAGTGATTTAccaatgttgaatgaagaaatgTTACAAAAGATTAAATCACTTTGTTTTGACCCCGGTAGATCGAGTATTGGATTTTTAGCATTACAATTCTTGAGTATGTATCGTCCTCCTGTTAAAGCCATTTGTGTCAAGATATTGCAAGAGTTGAGTGAAAGTGATCAAGAAGACGTTAAAGAGGAAGCTAAGAGGAAATTAAGTAGATTATAG
- a CDS encoding Mvp1 protein (2 introns; similar to C. parapsilosis CPAR2_300860 and C. albicans orf19.7038; S. cerevisiae homolog MVP1 has phosphatidylinositol-3-phosphate binding, has role in protein targeting to vacuole and localizes to cytoplasm) encodes MSGSIFNTGEEEDPWSSASGWNDADKPIVKSPIPSLSPTPYQSTYLTSSELLNQTRGEAKSQHHLQQKPASSMSMTNVPSSYETLRSELVNKISTINDFEYYVFDKLIELQYLTNYQKTKLLDIVYDNNLVPVTLAQNFYQILGLIALEIDVPGSGDFVTLQFKLNNLPELPQPFLKLIKREEDEQDAINDPLMANTSRANDDDETDDWNQRGRIDPVLSDHSDSQHQILGGDSGKDASEINPQDASYIEKYIEDIRDEFKPLILDDTPVKIKEVPEKEGLLFKHINYIITHNLVLGKGGSSGHKKVIRRYSDFAWLLEYLLQKYPFRVIPGLPPKKFTVGASPDSQFLQRRRRGLHRFLNQLVKHPVFREEPIVQSFLTVPSDLATWKKQAKIDYSIEFKGQKIQTDFINTIWPAISEEFLRNWASAEQNIRGLIEKWTKLVILVERHERRQQQMSYDNQKFVEILNQFKRLDTTVYPQDQQSSSPSPSCTMLQNNDIETINAGLTAIGDSYSKSSQVIVDDSYTINTKTLEKLKNYMDYLYSLLELFERSKNLSGNQIDVLNKRIKENELNFKKLTAGSTNGKEVEINKLRQSIINDKQEIFQQLNRDWLIKQCCFKEYVMFQETQYLISEIWVEWCKDRHKLQEKLTGLSENLSTELTNDMPLNR; translated from the exons atgAGTGGCAGTATATTCAACACGGGGGAGGAGGAAGACCCATGGTCATCAGCATCCGGATGGAACGATGCCGATAAGCCAATTGTCAAAAGTCCGATTCCATCACTATCACCCACCCCCTATCAATCAACATACCTTACATCTTCAGAACTACTCAATCAAACAAGAGGAGAAGCCAAATCACAACACCACCTACAACAAAAGCCAGCACTGTCAATGTCTATGACAAATGTTCCCTCCAGTTACGAAACTCTTCGCTCAGAGCTAGTTAACAAGATCTCGACaattaatgattttgaatattatgtatttgataaattaatTGAATTACAATATCTTACtaattatcaaaaaacaaagttaTTAGACATTGTTTATGATAATAATCTAGTTCCTGTTACATTGGCCCAGaacttttatcaaattttaGGGTTAATTGCATTGGAGATTGATGTACCTGGGTCGGGGGATTTTGTCACTttacaattcaaattgaacaatttacCTGAGTTGCCACAACCATTTCTCAAGTTAataaaaagagaagaagatgaacaAGATGCAATTAATGATCCATTAATGGCAAACACATCAAGAGCGAACGACGACGACGAGACTGATGATTGGAACCAACGAGGTAGAATTGATCCTGTACTAAGTGACCATTCTGATTCTCAACATCAAATCCTTGGGGGAGATAGTGGTAAAGACGCAAGTGAGATTAATCCTCAAGATGCTTCatatattgaaaagtatATTGAAGATATCAGGGATGAGTTTAAACCATTGATTCTTGATGATACACCAGTCAAGATCAAGGAAGTGCCTGAAAAGGAGGGGCTCTTGTTCAAGCATATAAATTATATAATTACTCATAACTTGGTATTGGGAAAAGGAGGGCTGTCAGGACATAAAAAAGTTATCAGGAGGTATTCTGACTTTGCATG GTTGTTGGAGTATTTGTTACAAAAGTATCCATTTAGAGTGATTCCAGGGTTGCCACCAAAGAAATTTACGG TAGGAGCTTCACCTGATTCTCAATTTTTACAACGGCGTCGTCGGGGATTACATAGATTTTTGAATCAGCTAGTCAAACATCCTGTTTTCAGAGAAGAACCCATTGTACAATCATTTCTTACTGTGCCATCCGATTTAGCTACCTGGAAAAAACAAgccaaaattgattattcaattgaatttaagggacaaaaaattcaaactgATTTTATAAATACTATATGGCCAGCCATAAGTGAAGAGTTTTTACGCAATTGGGCACTGGCAGAACAAAACATCCGGggattgattgaaaaatggacCAAGTTGGTTatacttgttgaaagaCATGAACGtagacaacaacaaatgagTTATGATAACCAGAAATTTGTGGAAATATTGAACCAATTTAAGAGGTTGGATACTACGGTCTACCCACAAGATCAACAGTCCTCCTCCCCTTCACCTTCTTGTAcaatgttgcaaaataatgatattgaaactaTCAATGCTGGATTAACTGCCATCGGAGATTCatattccaaatcatcacaAGTTATAGTTGATGATAGTTACACCATAAACACAAAGACTTtagaaaaattgaaaaattacatGGACTATTTGTATTCCCTATTGGAATTATTCGAAAGAAGTAAAAACTTGTCAGgtaatcaaattgatgtattgaataaacgaattaaagaaaatgaactcaattttaaaaaattgacaGCTGGTTCTACAAATGgcaaagaagttgaaatcaacaaattacGACAATCGATAATTAATGATAAACAAGagattttccaacaattgaatcgAGATTGGTTAATTAAGCAATGTTGTTTTAAAGAGTATGTTATGTTTCAAGAAACTCAATATTTGATTAGTGAAATTTGGGTTGAATGGTGTAAAGATAGACATAAATTACAAGAGAAATTGACAGGATTATCGGAAAACTTGAGCACTGAATTAACCAATGATATGCCATTAAACAGATAA